GCATATTGAGAATACGATTTTTCTAGTGAACTGCTGACAGTGTGGTCACCGGTTAGATTACATACACAAATTCATGCTTAGTAGGAAGCAAACATTCTACTCTAGACGAAGGCAGTAAGGGCAGTACCTTCATCCTtagcagcaagaaaaaaaatctcactgtttTAAGTGACCTGAGGAAGAAAAATAGTCAAATATTGCACCAAAGCAAAATTAGACAGGAAAAATACTAGAGAATGGATAACAATGAACAGTGCAGCCTCCAATGACAGACTAGGTCTTTGAACAAAACcacagaaaacaaatgaaaaaaaaatgtgcgTCTTTACAGAAGGATTTTGTTCCCTTGCAGGTTGATTACTGTCAAAATACATATTTACCTTCCGCTTTGTCTTCGGATCTAAACTAAAGGTATACTCCTCCCCAAACCCCTTGCCTCTTTTTTTTGTTAACTGCGGAAATTTAGGGTCCCTTTCAGAACATTGCAGATTAGTGCGAGTCTTAGATGTTGTTTTTGGTCTCAGTCTGACCCTAAATAGGTATCCAAAACAGAGGTAGGCTTAAAAGGCTTTTGAATAAATCCACTTTGATAAATATATCTGCTATTGGCAAGAAgactctgttccttgccttgccTCCCATTATCATGCTATCCACAAGCTtaagatacacacacacaaacaattaGTGTAGGAGCACCAGAGGCTAGAATAATTTCCTTGAGATCTCTACTCCCCCGCCCTCCgctcaaaaaacaaacagaacaaagacagtGCATAAGCAGTTATCGAAGTCCAACTTTCTCTTAAGTAGTTTGTCTTTCACACAATAAAGACTTGCCTTCATAATATTGCAGTAATGGCAAAATATAGCTATCCATGACAATTGGAAATTCATCATGAATGATGAAATAGTACCACTTGACTGATGTTAGGATATGTTCCCATGAAGTTTGTTTGTAGCTGGAGTTAGAGCTGGAACTCTAGATTATAACTTTATGTAGTATCTCTTCATGAATATTCTCGAAGACCTCCCACACCTCCAATCTTGGCTGCTCCCACTTAGTCAAATTATGTGACATCCACATCTCCTGTGCAGACTAATCCATAAGGGATTCTTTTAAACACCAAGCATGCTCAGACTTCCAACTCCAATTGCCTTTGCACATTGTTTCTGAACTTCAGCTCTTAATGGGAAAGCAGTTTCCTTTTAGCTTTACTAACAGCTGAAGCATAAGGGATTCAATTTCATCACAATACAGCTATTTCAAATATTGTTTAGAGCATGAATGAAACAGACTGTGTCTCTTCTATATGAGTAGGATGTGGATCAATCTGTagacagaaaaaaatcaaaatgattacTTCCTATACACTCATGTAATATTTAAACCTTTTATGTAGTTTGATATGAAACTTATTTACAAATCTAATAGCAGCATGTTTTATTTACCTCTGAATAGAGAGGTGGAGGCTGAAACCGGAACTCCTGTATACAGGCAAACATGTGACCATATAATTGTTCCTCACAGTCAACTGGTTGTGAATAAGCAGGAACATGTCTAGAGAACTCTTCCTGCGATACTACATCAGCATAATTTGgtggtgctttaaaaaaaaaatgccactgtCAAATTCATTGAATGATTCACTTGTTTCTAGATTGTGTATGTATCTCAATTCCTGAGAACATTAAGAAATTTATATCccaataaaacaaatgaaaaattctACAAATGttagattttattttaatgacATTACATCTGGGGAACAGTAAATTCATAGGGCATGCCAATTTATGGTATTAATAAACTGAAGTGATTCAAAAAGGCACATTACAAGAATTGAAGCTTTAAACTGGCACAACAGTCCCTGCCTCTATTATAGATATCATGAATCTAGATGACAAGCTCAAAATACATACCTTCAGGGTGTTCTGGCATGGTCAGTGCCAACCAACTCATGTCCACGCTGAACTGGCCGGCACTGGAGTTCCTGCTTGAAAACCCAGTACATGGAATTGTGCCAATTACCAGTGGCAATTCAATCATCAACTTGTTAGCACCAGGAATATGGATATACACCTGTGCGACAAattccccccccaacacacaacaGGATGAGAGGAGTCATGAAGATACAATGGAACTGGATTTCATAGAAGCAGACAGACTTCCTTTATgtaagttgtttaaaaaaaacaaaaaaacatacacacaaaaacacaaattTAGTCAGAGTCCAGATAAGAAAAGTTTTAAGGTAGTTTTAAGGCTGTCTCTAGATGACCTTTTCCTCTTGTTTTGTAAGAAGTTTCAACCAGAATCTTGATGCAAATTACTGTCAGGTTTACCTTTTCACTTCTGACTTGTCTCCATCCATCTACTGAGACCCACATTTTTCCTCTGATGGGCTTTAAACATGTAAAGTTTAACTACTTATTCCCCCTAaattctcttcattccctccaTCGCAATAATTCCTGTCATTTAGTTTCAATATCCTGGTAATAACTTCAATTCCTTTCTCTTTGCCCCTCATGCCTGCAGACCGTGCCCCATTCTTGCTCTTTCCTTCTTCATAATATACTGGAGAGCTGTCCCAAAAGACAAAAAGAACCTCTTCCATACCCTGTTCACCTTCcatcttgttcactgaaacttcTTCCTGTCTGGTCTCCAATACCAACAGCAACCAGTCACTATAATTATCTTCTTTACCCAATCTGACATTGTCCTCTTTGTTGGAAGGAGATTGTGCCCCATTCTTGCTGTTGTCTATGGGAAGTCACCGATGTCTGTAGTCTGTTTTCCACCTCCATACTAACATTTACTTTACTTTAAAGAAGTCTTAAGATTTAACGACATCATGAAACATTCATACAACTGGCTAGCTATTAATGAAGTTCAAATTATATGCTTATTTTGAAGCACTGTTTATTGGTGACAAAACACCCTATACTTACAGCTAAAGAATACTCTACTCTGATGATACAACAGTTAAGAATCGAAGGGGTtacaggtgggattttcagagtTTTCCCATTCCAGGTATCTGTACTCCCAGAAGCAACAGGGTTTCCTCGTACATTGGCAAGCATCTGACGGAAAGTTTTTGTCTTCCCACTGGCCAGATAAGTCTGTGTTTGGAAAATGGCAGCTTTTGGAACAATCAAACGAGAGGAACAATTCTCAATTTCTGCATAGATTGGTATGGCTTCCTctaaaaatagaagaaaaaaaagtcttgTAAATAAATGTGCAGTTTTCTAGCATTATTTGAGGATAACACACTTTACAGAGTCTATACGTCATATGTAACGGATGAACAAAGCTAATATCATACCCTTCATGTAGTCTACCTTTGCAAACTGGCTTCCAGAGTTaacatattattatttttttttttttaagttaacatTTATAAGCTAGACATGTTGTAAAAGCTTGGTTTGCTAGATGTATTCTAGTGTTTCTCTAAGAATATCAGCAAAATACTTGCACTTCCAGAAGGCTTGTGATAAGCACTTAGATACAGTGGTGATACATATAATCTATTATTCTTAATATAGAGTGCTACAGAAAAAAGCTAAACATAACATTCTAGTAAAACAGTCTGCCTGCCAAAAGCTTTATTCTGTTGTCCTTTACACTCCTGGTATCTCAAATGTAGACCACCTTTTGAATAAGAACACTAGCTTTCAATTTGCATTACCAACACATGTAATCTTTACACAAGTCTGATTTCACTAGTGGTCAAATGAGAAGTATTCATTTAACTATTGTTACAAACAAGTGTTGGTTTTGCACTGCTTCTGTGTTCGAAGACAGGACCCAAATAGCTTGATTATTAAAGATTATGCTAATATTCACAAGTGTATTTCAGAGCTGAAGCAAATTCTTACCATTACAATATCCCTTCCTCTCAATTTTGGCACTCAGAGAGACCGGACCAGAGGTGAAAAACCAACAGCCAACCATCTTCTCCTGGTTTCTCAAAACTGGCATCTACAAAAAACATGATAGAAGTTTTTAATTTCAAATGGAAATTTGCCAGCTATTTGCACTGTGAAATTAAAGTTAACAGATAGAGTTTTGAAATCTAGCTCAGAACCAatttgggatgaaatcctggtagTACTACTGAAGACAGTAGGAGTTTACCCCTGGTCTTCAACCAGGATGTGGCAATTTCCAAGTTAAAAAACCCAGCCAAACATTAATAACTTTTACATTTAATAGTTTAAGTGACCTACATAAAATTCAAATGCATTGAAAATGTATCTGCAAAGTTCAATGCATGCAAGTTACAGCCAAGTTTCACAGTCATGGCCTTTAAAGGGCCAAGAGAAAATATCTTCCCTGAAGGGCAATGATTGTATTTGGTTGTTTAcattaatatttcatttttatgcaAGAAAATGAAAGTAATTAGTTTAGCTTTTATTTCACCCATTAGCCTGGAACAAGCAACTATTTGGCAGATAAAGAAAAAGTGAGTTATATTTACATATCATCAATCACAGTGAAGTGTGAGTGAGTACATTTTGTGCCTGAGCTGGTCTATTTTCATAGCAATTTTGCAAGGCTAAATTAAACTACAAACATACATTAAAATTCAGACCTAAGCAATGAAAACAGCTCTCCCACAGCACGATTGTCACGTTAGGTGAAATTTACATTACCTGTGCAAAGCTCCAGAAGATTGCTACAGTGAACTTTCATTTTGTAAGTAAACTAAACAGGTGATGGACATAGAATCCCAGCTTACCATCACTCAAAGTCAGGATCCAAGGCATCTACCTAGCTAGCTCATTTTCACTAATATAGTCCTAAAAAGATGTGCAGCAGCCAGTATTACTGCAGTCTGCGAAACCTAGCCACAACCCGACACACTCTCAGCCACCTTGATGCACTGCTCCATGGCATTGCTCCCCCAAATTTGGTGCACCATGACAGCCTGCCGGCCCTCCTCATGTACTACAGAACAGTTGCAGTTATGAACAGAATGCAAAAATgcacaggccgagggacttactggctgccgcttccagcggctcccactggcctggagtagtgaactgcagccagtgggagccgcgatcggctggatctgtggacagggcaggtaaacaaacctgcctgccccaccaggggctttccctacacaagcggcgtcccaagtttgggaaacactg
The nucleotide sequence above comes from Mauremys reevesii isolate NIE-2019 linkage group 10, ASM1616193v1, whole genome shotgun sequence. Encoded proteins:
- the ARRDC4 gene encoding arrestin domain-containing protein 4 isoform X2, whose product is MPVLRNQEKMVGCWFFTSGPVSLSAKIERKGYCNEEAIPIYAEIENCSSRLIVPKAAIFQTQTYLASGKTKTFRQMLANVRGNPVASGSTDTWNGKTLKIPPVTPSILNCCIIRVEYSLAVYIHIPGANKLMIELPLVIGTIPCTGFSSRNSSAGQFSVDMSWLALTMPEHPEAPPNYADVVSQEEFSRHVPAYSQPVDCEEQLYGHMFACIQEFRFQPPPLYSEIDPHPTHIEETQSVSFML
- the ARRDC4 gene encoding arrestin domain-containing protein 4 isoform X1 produces the protein MAREAAGPGLVPAAGGKGKVKALGLVLEDEARRGGYASGDTVSGQVLVELAGPLLLRALRLEATGRAWAAWSKGSVRGSSARARGGAGRGLPGPRREAEVRYLDIRQSLLRQPPEGEDGLFLLEAGKHEFPFSFQLPQEPLVTSFSGKYGSIQYCVKAILERPVVPDQSVKRELQVISHVDVNSPAFLMPVLRNQEKMVGCWFFTSGPVSLSAKIERKGYCNEEAIPIYAEIENCSSRLIVPKAAIFQTQTYLASGKTKTFRQMLANVRGNPVASGSTDTWNGKTLKIPPVTPSILNCCIIRVEYSLAVYIHIPGANKLMIELPLVIGTIPCTGFSSRNSSAGQFSVDMSWLALTMPEHPEAPPNYADVVSQEEFSRHVPAYSQPVDCEEQLYGHMFACIQEFRFQPPPLYSEIDPHPTHIEETQSVSFML